From the genome of Bradyrhizobium sp. SZCCHNS1050, one region includes:
- the dhaK gene encoding dihydroxyacetone kinase subunit DhaK, whose amino-acid sequence MKKLINAVSDVLTESLQGFAAVHGDIVTLGEDNKFVRRKSLKPGKVALISGGGSGHEPLHAGFVGPGMLDAACPGQVFTSPTPDQMLAAAQAVDTGAGALFIVKNYEGDVMNFAMAAEMMEGKVATVITDDDVAVETSTYSTGRRGVAGTLIVEKMLGAAAEQGRDLDALKALGDDVNRRTRSMGVALTSCTVPAAGKPTFTLGEDEMEMGVGIHGEPGRRRVKLASADAIAEEMMGAILADLAAKPGTPCLLLVNGFGATPAMELYVMANAARRILEGRGLAIARGLVGSYVTSLDMAGCSLTVTALDDASLGLWDAPVHTAALRWGC is encoded by the coding sequence ATGAAGAAGCTGATCAACGCCGTTTCCGACGTGCTGACCGAGAGCCTGCAGGGTTTTGCCGCCGTGCATGGCGACATCGTCACGCTGGGCGAGGACAACAAGTTCGTTCGCCGCAAGAGCCTCAAACCGGGCAAGGTCGCGCTGATCTCCGGCGGCGGCTCCGGCCATGAGCCGCTCCACGCCGGCTTCGTCGGGCCGGGCATGCTCGATGCCGCCTGTCCGGGCCAGGTTTTCACCTCGCCGACGCCTGACCAGATGCTCGCGGCCGCGCAGGCCGTGGACACCGGCGCGGGCGCGCTGTTCATCGTCAAGAACTACGAAGGCGACGTGATGAATTTCGCGATGGCCGCGGAGATGATGGAGGGCAAGGTCGCGACCGTCATTACCGACGACGACGTCGCGGTCGAGACCTCGACCTATTCGACCGGCCGCCGCGGCGTTGCCGGCACGCTGATCGTGGAGAAGATGCTGGGTGCTGCGGCCGAGCAGGGCCGCGATCTCGACGCGCTGAAGGCGCTTGGTGACGACGTCAACAGGCGCACCCGCTCGATGGGCGTGGCGCTGACCTCATGCACGGTGCCGGCCGCGGGCAAGCCGACCTTCACGCTCGGCGAGGACGAGATGGAGATGGGGGTCGGCATCCATGGCGAGCCCGGCAGGCGCCGGGTCAAGCTGGCGTCCGCGGACGCCATCGCCGAGGAGATGATGGGCGCGATCCTGGCCGATCTTGCAGCGAAGCCCGGGACTCCGTGCCTGCTGCTGGTCAACGGCTTCGGGGCTACGCCAGCGATGGAGTTGTACGTGATGGCCAATGCGGCGCGGCGCATCTTGGAAGGGCGCGGGCTCGCCATCGCGCGCGGGCTGGTCGGCTCCTACGTCACCTCGCTCGACATGGCCGGCTGCTCGCTCACCGTGACCGCGCTCGATGATGCATCGCTGGGACTGTGGGACGCGCCGGTGCACACCGCGGCGCTGCGCTGGGGCTGCTGA
- a CDS encoding ABC transporter substrate-binding protein: MPSVTRRHFLAGSALVLGALPQVSLSAEAPKRGGVLRISVDQGAAVIHPLLARVNPEYLITELLYSNLTRLKPDMSVEPDLALSWQAGAGLTEWTFRLRPNLSFHDGSPLTAEDVVATFKAILDPKTASPARTNVGPIKDVAAVDASTVRFTLSVAFADFPVALAYNNARIVPAKVVAADLASLATKANGSGPFKLVSYEPDRKIVVERNPAYYDPARPLLDRVEVLVYPDRTAEASALISGDIDLMLSTTPGEYERLGKASGVKAVRVPSGQFLNVNMGCDQKPFNDVRVRQALALTIDREAMAGFVAGGYGTPGNDTPLSPAYRFYQDSKLKKPDIAKARQLLADAGYPSGIDLTMVASDKPDTRTQLGVAIREMAAPAGFRINVQTMPHATYLDQVWKKGNFYVGFYNMQSTADAIFKLLYTSDAAWNETRWNNARFDEIVNAARSETDDANRAALYARAQTMMSEEVPSVIPVFFDILAAQRAYVEGYQLHPRGSVFRLDLVSLGAGAPRRS; this comes from the coding sequence ATGCCGTCCGTGACCCGTCGTCATTTCCTTGCCGGCTCCGCGCTCGTGCTTGGTGCTCTGCCGCAAGTCTCTCTCTCGGCCGAGGCGCCGAAGCGCGGCGGCGTGTTGCGGATCTCGGTCGACCAGGGCGCGGCGGTCATTCATCCGCTGCTCGCGCGTGTCAATCCGGAATACCTCATCACCGAGCTGCTCTATTCCAACTTGACCCGGTTGAAGCCGGACATGTCGGTCGAGCCGGACCTCGCCTTGTCGTGGCAGGCCGGCGCGGGGCTCACCGAGTGGACGTTCAGGCTGCGGCCCAATCTCAGCTTCCACGACGGCTCGCCGCTGACGGCGGAGGATGTCGTCGCGACCTTCAAGGCGATCCTCGATCCGAAGACCGCATCACCGGCGCGCACCAATGTCGGCCCGATCAAGGATGTCGCTGCCGTCGATGCGTCGACCGTGCGGTTCACGTTGTCGGTTGCCTTTGCCGATTTTCCGGTCGCGCTCGCCTACAACAATGCGCGCATCGTGCCTGCGAAAGTCGTTGCTGCCGATCTCGCCAGCCTCGCCACAAAGGCGAATGGTTCAGGGCCGTTCAAGCTCGTGTCCTATGAGCCGGACCGCAAGATCGTCGTCGAGCGCAACCCGGCGTATTACGATCCGGCGCGGCCTTTGCTCGATCGCGTCGAGGTTCTCGTCTATCCCGACCGCACCGCCGAAGCATCTGCTCTGATTTCGGGCGACATCGATCTCATGTTGTCGACCACGCCCGGCGAATATGAGCGGCTCGGCAAGGCCAGCGGCGTCAAGGCGGTGCGGGTCCCCTCGGGGCAGTTTCTGAACGTCAACATGGGCTGCGATCAGAAGCCGTTCAACGACGTTCGCGTGCGCCAGGCGCTGGCGCTGACCATCGATCGCGAGGCCATGGCCGGCTTCGTGGCCGGCGGCTACGGCACGCCCGGCAACGACACGCCGCTGAGCCCCGCCTACCGGTTCTATCAGGACAGCAAGCTGAAGAAGCCCGACATCGCGAAAGCCAGGCAATTGCTCGCCGATGCCGGCTATCCCTCCGGCATCGACCTGACGATGGTGGCATCCGACAAACCGGACACGCGCACGCAGCTCGGCGTTGCGATCCGTGAGATGGCGGCACCGGCCGGCTTCCGCATCAACGTTCAGACGATGCCGCACGCGACCTATCTCGACCAGGTCTGGAAGAAGGGCAATTTCTACGTCGGATTCTACAACATGCAATCGACCGCCGACGCGATCTTCAAGCTGCTCTACACCTCGGATGCCGCCTGGAACGAGACACGCTGGAACAATGCGCGCTTCGACGAGATCGTCAATGCGGCGCGTAGCGAGACCGACGATGCCAATCGCGCGGCGCTCTATGCGCGGGCCCAGACGATGATGAGCGAGGAGGTGCCGTCGGTCATTCCGGTCTTCTTCGACATCCTGGCGGCGCAGCGCGCCTATGTGGAAGGATACCAGCTGCATCCGCGCGGATCAGTGTTCCGGCTCGATCTCGTCTCGCTCGGCGCAGGCGCGCCCAGGCGCAGCTGA
- a CDS encoding GntR family transcriptional regulator → MKKAAVASKAADGVGAGPGALPVPLYEHVKRQIAEAILIGDMPPGTVLPGEVALANQYGVAVGTIRRALADLTAGGMLMRRRKTGTVVTGRASQHGLSFFFQYFRLLAADGSLLHSEAEVLSVTTRAAESREAALFAMAEGGPLLHLHRIRRVAGAPVLHSRISMVASRVAGFPAEPKKVPALIYRHLLEAYGIRIAAVREKVTAEVATKEDRKLLGLPSPSAVLVIDEEAYDQTGALAILSQHRATTAQHYYSNEIR, encoded by the coding sequence ATGAAAAAGGCAGCTGTGGCCAGCAAAGCGGCAGACGGGGTGGGGGCGGGTCCAGGCGCGCTGCCGGTGCCGCTCTACGAGCATGTCAAGCGCCAGATCGCCGAGGCGATCCTGATCGGCGACATGCCGCCCGGCACAGTGCTGCCCGGCGAGGTCGCGCTCGCCAATCAATATGGCGTCGCCGTCGGCACTATCCGCCGCGCGCTGGCCGATCTCACCGCGGGCGGCATGCTGATGCGCCGGCGCAAGACCGGCACGGTGGTGACGGGCCGCGCGTCGCAGCATGGGCTCAGCTTCTTCTTCCAGTACTTCCGCCTGCTCGCCGCGGACGGCAGCCTGCTGCACTCGGAGGCCGAGGTGCTGTCGGTGACGACACGCGCCGCCGAGTCACGCGAAGCCGCGCTGTTCGCGATGGCCGAGGGCGGGCCGCTGCTGCATCTTCATCGCATCCGCCGCGTCGCTGGCGCGCCGGTGCTGCATTCGCGGATCTCGATGGTCGCGAGCCGCGTGGCGGGATTTCCGGCCGAGCCGAAGAAGGTCCCTGCCCTGATCTACCGGCATCTGCTCGAGGCCTATGGCATCCGGATCGCCGCGGTGCGCGAGAAGGTGACGGCGGAGGTCGCCACCAAGGAGGACCGCAAGCTGCTCGGCCTGCCCTCTCCGAGCGCCGTGCTGGTGATCGACGAGGAGGCCTACGACCAGACCGGCGCGCTGGCGATCCTCAGCCAGCACCGCGCCACGACGGCGCAACACTACTACTCGAACGAGATCCGCTGA
- the ptsP gene encoding phosphoenolpyruvate--protein phosphotransferase: MERRIFGRGASDGLAIGPAAILHALEGASRSKGAIAEEHEALATAVAHAREAVAELIDGLEGDAAELIGFQLALLEDDALTEAAYVQIEGGVAADAAWRATMAEEIAGYESAEDEYFRARASDLGDIRDRVLRHLFGLPQNGEVPKGAIVVAHDLAPSAFLAIDWTSGGGIALGEGSPTSHVAMLARGRGVPMVVGLGHDWDKLTGDLLVDGGRGVVIADPSAQRIAAARAEDATASRRKAEAIARQHEPALTRDGTRVSVLVNISGPADMTLLPAAACDGIGLARTEFLTGNLLHDEEAQYRAYAELVRWAEGRPVTIRTLDAGGDKPIPGYTIDGESNPFLGLRGLRLSLRYPEIFRVQLRALARAAALGPLKVMLPMVTNAAELDVARRHLRAVLAELAAGNVAFAAPAFGMMVEVPAAALAAHDFAADFFSIGTNDLTQYATAASRDGAEVADYADVLHPGVLAMIAHVVRAGLARGVDVSICGDAAGDVRAIPALLGVGVRALSVAPGLLPLVKAAIRELDLAKGTEKAAEEGA, translated from the coding sequence ATGGAGCGGCGCATTTTCGGGCGCGGAGCGTCGGACGGGCTGGCCATCGGGCCCGCCGCGATCCTGCATGCGCTGGAGGGCGCCAGCCGGAGCAAAGGGGCGATCGCCGAGGAGCATGAAGCGCTCGCCACAGCGGTCGCACATGCACGTGAGGCCGTGGCCGAGCTGATCGACGGGCTCGAGGGAGACGCGGCCGAGCTGATCGGCTTTCAGCTCGCACTGCTCGAAGACGATGCGCTGACAGAAGCGGCTTACGTCCAGATCGAGGGCGGCGTCGCTGCGGATGCGGCCTGGCGCGCGACGATGGCGGAGGAGATCGCGGGATACGAGTCCGCTGAGGACGAGTATTTTCGTGCTCGCGCCAGCGACCTCGGCGACATCCGGGACCGCGTGCTGCGGCACTTGTTTGGCCTGCCGCAGAACGGCGAAGTGCCGAAAGGGGCGATCGTCGTCGCGCATGATCTGGCGCCATCGGCTTTTCTCGCCATCGACTGGACCAGCGGCGGCGGCATCGCGCTCGGCGAGGGCAGCCCGACCAGTCACGTCGCGATGCTGGCGCGCGGCCGGGGCGTGCCGATGGTGGTCGGGCTCGGTCACGATTGGGACAAGCTGACAGGGGATTTGCTGGTCGATGGCGGTCGCGGTGTCGTCATTGCCGATCCCAGTGCGCAGCGTATCGCTGCCGCCCGGGCGGAGGATGCGACCGCCTCGCGCCGTAAGGCGGAGGCGATTGCGCGGCAGCACGAACCGGCACTGACGCGCGACGGCACCCGCGTCTCGGTGCTCGTCAACATCTCCGGCCCGGCCGACATGACGCTGCTTCCGGCCGCAGCCTGCGACGGCATCGGTCTGGCACGCACCGAGTTTCTCACCGGCAACCTGCTTCACGACGAGGAGGCGCAATATCGCGCCTATGCCGAGCTCGTGCGGTGGGCCGAAGGCCGGCCGGTCACGATCCGCACGCTCGATGCCGGCGGCGACAAGCCGATTCCGGGCTACACGATCGATGGCGAGAGCAACCCGTTTCTTGGCCTGCGTGGCCTCCGTCTGTCCTTGCGTTACCCCGAGATATTCCGCGTTCAATTGCGCGCGTTGGCGCGCGCCGCTGCGCTCGGACCGCTCAAGGTGATGCTGCCGATGGTGACCAATGCAGCGGAGCTGGACGTCGCGCGTCGCCATCTCCGCGCCGTGCTCGCCGAATTGGCCGCCGGAAACGTCGCGTTCGCCGCGCCGGCCTTCGGGATGATGGTCGAGGTGCCGGCTGCTGCGTTGGCAGCGCATGACTTCGCTGCGGACTTCTTCTCGATCGGCACCAATGACCTGACCCAATACGCGACTGCTGCTTCGCGTGACGGCGCCGAGGTCGCCGACTATGCCGACGTGCTGCATCCCGGGGTGTTGGCGATGATTGCCCATGTGGTGCGCGCCGGTCTTGCGCGGGGCGTGGACGTCTCGATCTGCGGCGACGCCGCCGGGGATGTCAGAGCCATTCCGGCGCTGCTTGGGGTCGGCGTGCGCGCGCTGTCGGTCGCGCCGGGCCTGCTGCCGCTGGTGAAGGCGGCGATCCGCGAGCTTGACCTCGCCAAGGGCACGGAAAAGGCCGCGGAAGAGGGCGCATGA
- the dhaM gene encoding dihydroxyacetone kinase phosphoryl donor subunit DhaM, whose amino-acid sequence MSEQKNVGIVIVSHSAKVAEGAADMVRQMVGDSVPLAAVGGNADGGLGTDVGAIMGAIDKAWSESGVAILVDLGGAETNSEMAVEMMPEERRERIVICNAPLVEGAVMAATEASGGSPLDAVRATAEELMGG is encoded by the coding sequence ATGAGTGAGCAGAAGAATGTCGGCATCGTTATCGTGTCGCATTCCGCCAAGGTGGCGGAAGGCGCGGCCGACATGGTCCGGCAGATGGTCGGCGACAGCGTGCCGCTCGCGGCGGTCGGCGGCAATGCCGATGGCGGGCTCGGCACCGATGTTGGCGCCATCATGGGCGCGATCGACAAGGCATGGTCGGAGTCAGGTGTTGCGATCCTGGTCGATCTCGGCGGCGCCGAGACCAACAGCGAGATGGCGGTGGAGATGATGCCCGAGGAGCGGCGCGAGCGCATCGTGATCTGTAACGCGCCGCTGGTCGAAGGCGCCGTGATGGCGGCGACGGAAGCCTCCGGCGGCTCGCCGCTCGATGCGGTGCGCGCGACCGCCGAAGAGCTGATGGGCGGATGA
- a CDS encoding M20 family metallopeptidase produces the protein MISEGIPADRGARSLASAFAAIDAMAETAVEDLRKMVAVDTSFPPGAGYDAFADVMEQLAAPLALDSERVIVPEDLWRAPGARGSRTNLIARRRSGRPVLGLYFHVDTVPAAPGWVTDPLQLSRDGDRLIGLGAADMKGSIAAALLALRGAQHTGLPLAYDPMLLLCTDEEAGLYPGVRYLAEQGRLEGHILNFNGSAMPRIWAGCFGLFTLTVRVHGKAAHAGEQRRAGANAIEAALPILNALAALEPVIAQRTSALPPPPQAAGPLAASLDISAIHGGQCGGQIPSLVEILLCRRYTPEEDFAAARREIETAVRQAAGTLDVEIILTGHLMPTSDPGGPHWSRWQQALSAGFGYAADDFARWGAAGCSDFGWVQQATGVQEVLLTGLGRPDSRIHAPGESTTLADIVALAKSVLAYLAAEFRPELCPEAITPEKDFA, from the coding sequence ATGATTTCTGAGGGCATTCCAGCGGACCGGGGCGCGCGCAGCCTGGCCAGCGCTTTTGCCGCGATCGACGCCATGGCCGAGACGGCGGTCGAGGACCTGCGGAAGATGGTGGCGGTCGACACCAGCTTTCCTCCGGGGGCCGGCTACGATGCATTTGCCGACGTGATGGAGCAGCTCGCTGCCCCGCTGGCACTGGATAGCGAGCGCGTGATCGTTCCGGAGGACCTATGGCGCGCACCGGGCGCGCGCGGATCGCGGACGAATCTGATCGCACGGCGCCGCTCCGGCAGACCGGTGCTCGGGCTCTATTTCCATGTGGACACGGTACCGGCGGCGCCCGGCTGGGTCACCGATCCGCTGCAGCTGAGCCGCGACGGTGACCGTCTGATCGGACTCGGCGCGGCCGACATGAAGGGATCGATTGCGGCGGCGCTGCTCGCACTCCGCGGCGCGCAGCACACCGGATTGCCGCTGGCCTATGATCCGATGTTGCTGCTGTGCACGGACGAGGAGGCAGGGCTTTATCCCGGCGTGCGTTACCTTGCCGAGCAGGGCCGTCTCGAAGGGCATATTCTGAATTTCAACGGCAGCGCCATGCCGCGGATCTGGGCCGGCTGCTTCGGCCTGTTCACGCTCACGGTGCGGGTTCACGGCAAGGCAGCGCATGCCGGCGAGCAGCGCCGCGCCGGCGCCAACGCGATCGAGGCGGCGCTGCCGATCCTCAATGCGCTCGCGGCCCTCGAGCCGGTCATCGCGCAGCGGACGTCGGCGTTGCCGCCACCGCCGCAGGCGGCTGGACCGCTCGCCGCGAGCCTCGACATCTCAGCCATTCATGGCGGCCAATGCGGCGGACAGATCCCCTCGCTGGTCGAGATTCTCCTGTGCCGCCGATACACGCCCGAGGAGGACTTCGCCGCTGCACGCCGCGAGATCGAAACGGCCGTCCGGCAGGCGGCCGGCACCCTCGACGTCGAGATCATCCTCACCGGCCATCTGATGCCGACATCCGATCCCGGCGGGCCGCATTGGTCGCGCTGGCAGCAGGCGCTGTCGGCCGGCTTCGGCTATGCCGCGGATGACTTCGCTCGCTGGGGGGCGGCCGGCTGCTCCGATTTCGGCTGGGTGCAGCAGGCCACGGGCGTGCAGGAGGTGCTGCTCACGGGCCTCGGCAGGCCCGATAGCCGCATTCATGCGCCGGGCGAATCCACGACGCTCGCCGACATCGTCGCATTGGCGAAATCGGTGCTCGCCTATCTCGCAGCCGAGTTCCGTCCCGAACTCTGTCCCGAAGCCATCACGCCTGAAAAGGACTTCGCCTGA
- a CDS encoding ABC transporter permease: MSFAWLLRRLLLMVYTVVVVSVLVFAITQALPADAAQTLLGENASPEALAAIRSRLGLDDPVWLQFTHWVAHAAIGNFGVSMRTGLPVAPEMLTALSRSLLLAAGALVVTLLIAVPLGIFAALRKGRPADTATSVVAYLGVSLPEFVTATVLALLLTDILPWLPATGYVSPLEDAGPALRHLILPVLTVSVILVAHVMRMMRSETLDVLQSDYVRAARLKGLPERTVLVRHVMRNALLPVITIVALDVGYLLGGIIVIEEIFAVPGIGRALMIAITTRDLPSIQAGAMIMAVTYAITNTLADVVYALLDRRISYD, from the coding sequence GTGTCATTCGCCTGGCTGCTGCGGCGGCTGCTCCTGATGGTCTATACGGTCGTCGTCGTCAGTGTGCTGGTGTTCGCCATCACACAGGCGCTGCCGGCTGACGCAGCGCAGACGCTGCTTGGCGAGAACGCTTCGCCGGAGGCGCTGGCCGCAATTCGCAGCCGGCTCGGGCTCGACGACCCGGTCTGGCTGCAATTCACGCATTGGGTCGCGCACGCGGCCATCGGCAATTTCGGTGTCTCCATGCGCACCGGCCTGCCGGTCGCGCCGGAGATGCTGACGGCGCTGTCGCGCTCGCTGCTGCTGGCAGCGGGCGCACTCGTCGTCACCCTCCTGATCGCGGTCCCGCTCGGAATCTTCGCGGCGCTCCGCAAGGGGCGGCCGGCGGATACGGCCACCAGCGTGGTCGCCTATCTCGGGGTCTCCCTGCCGGAGTTCGTCACGGCAACCGTGCTCGCGCTGCTGCTGACCGACATTCTGCCATGGCTGCCGGCGACCGGCTACGTGTCGCCGCTGGAGGATGCCGGGCCGGCGCTGCGCCATCTGATCCTTCCGGTCCTGACCGTCTCGGTCATTCTCGTCGCGCATGTGATGCGCATGATGCGTTCGGAGACGCTGGACGTGCTGCAGTCCGACTACGTCCGCGCGGCGCGGCTGAAAGGCCTGCCCGAGCGGACGGTGCTGGTGCGGCATGTGATGCGCAACGCGCTGCTGCCGGTCATCACCATCGTCGCGCTCGACGTCGGCTATCTCCTGGGCGGCATCATCGTCATCGAGGAGATTTTCGCCGTTCCCGGCATCGGCCGGGCATTGATGATCGCCATCACCACCCGCGATCTGCCGTCGATCCAGGCCGGCGCGATGATCATGGCGGTCACCTATGCGATCACCAACACGCTGGCGGATGTCGTCTACGCGCTGCTCGACAGGCGGATCAGCTATGACTGA
- a CDS encoding HPr family phosphocarrier protein, giving the protein MADGGEIGMQEAKAHALLTNEVGLHARPSVKLTQLAKRFASSIEVAIAADGPWTDAKSPVKVMRVKAAKGETLFLRANGTDAEAAIAALVDLVDRKFDEE; this is encoded by the coding sequence ATGGCTGACGGTGGAGAGATCGGCATGCAGGAAGCGAAGGCGCATGCGCTGCTGACCAACGAGGTCGGGCTGCATGCGCGGCCCTCGGTCAAGCTGACCCAGCTCGCCAAGCGCTTTGCGTCGAGCATCGAAGTCGCGATCGCGGCCGACGGGCCCTGGACCGACGCCAAGAGCCCGGTGAAGGTCATGCGCGTCAAGGCGGCCAAGGGTGAGACGCTGTTCCTGCGCGCCAACGGAACTGACGCCGAGGCGGCCATCGCGGCGCTGGTCGATCTGGTCGACCGCAAGTTCGACGAGGAGTGA
- a CDS encoding ABC transporter permease: MTELLGRMIRKPQGAISVMLLVALAIVCILGPWLAPYGPEKMDFLGRFRPPGWQNWLGADQFGRDVLSRLLSGARATVPMALAATLAGSAMGAVIGVASAYLGGKADEFIMRTNDAVMAIPGLLMALLLVSTLGNGAVNAVIAIAFAFAPGMARVTRSVALAVRSQDYVKAAIARGEAASQIIFREMLPNVMGPIIIEATIRVSFAVMLFATLSFLGLGAQPPASEWGLMVADARQYMHRAPWILIAPSAAIALSAIAFNLVGDALRDALNPRDDR; this comes from the coding sequence ATGACTGAGCTGCTCGGCAGGATGATCCGCAAGCCGCAGGGGGCGATCAGCGTGATGCTGCTCGTTGCCCTCGCCATCGTCTGCATCCTCGGCCCGTGGCTCGCGCCCTATGGGCCGGAGAAGATGGATTTTCTCGGCCGTTTCCGCCCGCCGGGATGGCAGAACTGGCTGGGCGCCGATCAGTTCGGCCGCGACGTGCTGAGCCGGCTGCTGTCCGGCGCGCGCGCCACCGTTCCGATGGCGCTCGCGGCGACGCTCGCCGGCAGCGCGATGGGCGCCGTGATCGGCGTCGCATCGGCCTATCTCGGTGGCAAGGCCGACGAATTCATCATGCGCACCAACGATGCTGTGATGGCCATTCCCGGTCTCCTCATGGCGCTGCTGCTGGTCAGCACGCTCGGAAATGGGGCTGTCAACGCGGTGATCGCGATTGCCTTTGCGTTTGCGCCGGGCATGGCACGGGTCACGCGCTCCGTGGCGCTTGCTGTGCGCAGTCAGGACTACGTCAAGGCCGCCATCGCGCGCGGCGAAGCGGCATCGCAGATCATTTTCCGCGAGATGCTTCCGAACGTGATGGGCCCGATCATCATCGAGGCCACCATCCGGGTGTCATTTGCGGTGATGCTGTTCGCGACGCTCAGCTTCCTCGGCCTGGGTGCACAGCCGCCGGCATCGGAATGGGGCCTGATGGTGGCCGATGCGCGCCAATACATGCACCGGGCGCCATGGATCCTGATCGCGCCCTCGGCCGCGATCGCGCTGTCGGCGATCGCCTTCAATCTCGTCGGCGATGCCCTGCGCGACGCGCTGAATCCGCGGGACGATCGATGA
- the nikE gene encoding ABC transporter ATP-binding protein: MKPALAITGYGLDYVTPAGAVEVLRDVSLEIAPGEVLGLVGESGSGKSSLAWALMRHLPANAREVSGSLCLGDLDLRSLSLKRLTAVRGRRIGMVFQDPSTALNPTLTIGRQITEALMRHRDLNARAARNLAIELLGHVELRDPVAVLRRYPHEISGGEKQRVVIATAFGCRPDVILFDEPTTALDVITGARIIELFARLRAETGVAALYISHDLAMMTRVADRVAVIRHGRIVEQAPASDIFRTPQHAYTKALIAAVPRPERRLVNDQPGAALVLDARGIEVHYGRGGLFRAAPPPATRAVDVRVRAGEIVGLVGESGSGKSSVARALTGLARFDGTISFDGRTLRRAGDMNRAYRRDIQIVFQHPDSSLNPRHRIGEILSRPLKLYGGDVAAVPRLLEQVRLPASYAMRWPHQLSGGEKQRVAIARAFAARPRLVICDEITAPLDVSVQAQIIELLLALRAETGAAYLFITHDLNLIRQIAHRIVVMRHGRLVDSRAVDAFGADDVHPYTRELMAASPAPVG; the protein is encoded by the coding sequence ATGAAGCCGGCGCTCGCCATCACTGGTTACGGGCTGGACTACGTCACCCCGGCGGGCGCTGTGGAGGTGCTGCGTGACGTGTCGCTCGAGATCGCGCCCGGCGAGGTGCTCGGCCTCGTCGGCGAATCCGGCTCCGGTAAGAGCTCGCTGGCTTGGGCGTTGATGCGGCATCTGCCGGCCAATGCCCGCGAGGTCTCGGGCTCCCTGTGTCTGGGTGACCTCGACCTGCGGTCCCTCAGCCTGAAGCGACTGACCGCGGTCCGTGGCCGCCGCATCGGCATGGTGTTCCAGGATCCGTCGACCGCGCTCAATCCGACATTGACCATCGGCCGCCAGATCACCGAGGCGCTGATGCGTCATCGCGATCTGAATGCGCGGGCCGCCAGGAACCTCGCGATCGAATTGCTCGGCCATGTCGAGCTGCGCGACCCCGTGGCGGTGCTGCGGCGCTATCCGCACGAGATCTCCGGCGGCGAGAAGCAGCGGGTAGTCATCGCGACGGCCTTTGGGTGCCGGCCCGATGTCATCCTGTTCGATGAGCCTACGACGGCGCTCGACGTCATCACCGGCGCCCGCATCATCGAGCTGTTTGCGCGGTTGCGTGCGGAGACGGGCGTCGCTGCGCTCTACATCTCGCACGATCTCGCGATGATGACCCGGGTCGCCGATCGTGTCGCGGTGATCCGGCACGGCCGCATCGTCGAGCAGGCGCCCGCGTCTGACATCTTCAGGACGCCGCAGCACGCCTACACCAAGGCTCTCATCGCCGCCGTGCCGCGTCCGGAGCGGCGGCTCGTGAACGATCAGCCGGGCGCGGCCCTGGTGCTGGACGCACGCGGCATCGAAGTCCATTACGGCAGGGGCGGGCTGTTCCGTGCGGCTCCGCCACCGGCGACCAGGGCCGTCGATGTCCGCGTCCGTGCCGGCGAAATCGTCGGCCTCGTCGGTGAATCCGGCTCGGGGAAGTCATCCGTCGCTCGCGCCCTCACCGGGCTTGCCCGCTTCGACGGCACGATCAGCTTCGACGGCCGAACGTTGCGCAGGGCCGGTGACATGAACCGTGCCTATCGGCGCGATATCCAAATCGTGTTCCAGCACCCGGATTCCTCGCTCAATCCGCGCCATCGGATCGGTGAGATCCTGTCGCGCCCCTTGAAGCTCTATGGCGGCGACGTCGCCGCCGTGCCGCGCCTGCTCGAACAGGTCCGGCTGCCGGCGTCGTATGCCATGCGCTGGCCGCACCAGCTCTCGGGTGGCGAGAAGCAGCGCGTCGCGATCGCGCGTGCTTTTGCGGCGCGGCCGCGCCTGGTGATCTGCGACGAGATCACGGCGCCGCTCGACGTCTCGGTCCAGGCCCAGATCATCGAGCTGCTGCTGGCTTTGCGCGCCGAGACGGGGGCGGCCTATCTCTTCATCACCCACGATCTCAACCTGATCAGGCAGATCGCGCACCGCATCGTCGTGATGCGCCACGGCCGGCTGGTCGACAGCCGTGCCGTCGATGCC